The Sebastes umbrosus isolate fSebUmb1 chromosome 4, fSebUmb1.pri, whole genome shotgun sequence genome has a window encoding:
- the ctcf gene encoding transcriptional repressor CTCF isoform X2 — translation MSITVNLSLLFQFLPTMDGGPTESVGVVDDTAKDFPSIHAVHSQDAMVADLLQQAAEAGGVVEGQAGVVLEQGHGDGMVAATQQQLMEAGLGVGVDGGAGVEMMVMDSLDPTLLQMKTEVIDAAVGGPSGTMGGAHQATVTTVDQTQIITLQVVNMEEQAALGLGELQLVQVPVSASTVEALQQGTFVDTTAMPKDGDPVICHTLPLPEGFQVVKVGANGEVETVEQEDGGEAHPELEEDDEVGNQLLDEGEDEPMPPPNDDPNWAKDPDYQPPSGMIKKSKKGKKNRLRYAEGDKDMDVSVYDFEEEQQEGLLSEVNAEKVVGNMKPPKPTKIKKKGVKKTFQCELCSYTCPRRSNLDRHMKSHTDERPHKCHLCGRAFRTVTLLRNHLNTHTGTRPHKCTDCDMAFVTSGELVRHRRYKHTHEKPFKCSMCDYASVEVSKLKRHIRSHTGERPFQCSLCSYASRDTYKLKRHMRTHSGEKPYECYICHARFTQSGTMKMHILQKHTENVAKFHCPHCDTVIARKSDLGVHLRKQHSFIETGKKCRYCDAVFHERYALIQHQKSHKNEKRFKCDMCDYCCRQERHMVMHRRTHTGEKPYACSQCEKTFRQKQLLDMHFKRYHDPNFVPTAFVCPKCSKTFTRRNTMARHSENCSGEVEDAENGTPPPKKGRRGRKRKMRSRRDDDDSEEDQAELDDEEEEGEGEGEEEALLLQEEEGPESMELDQAPAAIPVPAPDEPPVKRKRGRPPKNAPKPPTPSKLVKVAAKATASAAAIIQVEDESTGAVENIIVKKEDGDAIATTPLDQGVALTVEGVGLDGEGVETVELAVNEETAATAAANGDLTPEMILSMMDR, via the exons TTCCTACCCACCATGGACGGAGGGCCAACAGAGAGTGTAGGGGTGGTGGATGACACCGCCAAAGACTTCCCCTCTATCCATGCCGTTCACAGCCAGGATGCCATGGTGGCTGACCTCCTCCAGCAAGCTGCAGAGGCCGGGGGCGTGGTAGAGGGACAGGCTGGAGTCGTCCTGGAACAAG GTCATGGGGATGGAATGGTGGCAGCcacccagcagcagctgatggaAGCTGGGTTGGGGGTTGGTGTGGATGGCGGAGCAGGGGTTGAAATGATGGTTATGGACTCACTGGATCCCACCCTGTTGCAGATGAAGACTGAG GTGATAGATGCTGCAGTGGGAGGACCATCAGGGACGATGGGTGGAGCTCACCAAGCAACCGTAACAACAGTGGACCAGACTCAAATCATCACACTACAG GTGGTAAACATGGAAGAGCAGGCAGCTCTGGGTCTGGGTGAGCTTCAGCTGGTCCAGGTGCCTGTTTCTGCCTCCACTGTGGAGGCCCTGCAGCAAGGCACCTTTGTAGACACCACTGCTATGCCAAAGGACGGAGACCCAGTCATCTGCCACACCCTGCCGCTGCCTGAGGGCTTTCAG GTAGTTAAGGTTGGAGCTAATGGGGAGGTGGAGACAGTGGAGCAGGAGGACGGGGGAGAAGCCCACCCCGAATTGGAAGAAGATGATGAGGTGGGCAACCAGCTGCTGGACGAAGGGGAGGATGAACCCATGCCGCCTCCTAATGATGACCCAAACTGGGCTAAAGACCCCGACTATCAGCCTCCATCTGGAATGATCAAGAAGTCCAAGAAG GGTAAAAAGAATCGTTTGCGTTATGCTGAAGGAGATAAGGATATGGATGTAAGTGTCTATGACTTTGAAGAGGAACAGCAGGAGGGCCTTCTCTCTGAGGTCAATGCTGAGAAAGTGGTGGGCAACATGAAACCACCCAAACCCACCAAGATCAAGAAGAAAG GAGTGAAGAAGACGTTCCAGTGTGAGCTGTGTAGCTACACGTGCCCTCGACGCTCCAACCTGGACAGACACATGAAGAGCCACACAGACGAGAGACCTCACAAATGTCACCTGTGTGGAAGAGCCTTCAGGACGGTCACCCTGCTAAGAAACCATCTCAATACACACACTG GAACTCGTCCACACAAGTGCACAGACTGCGATATGGCTTTTGTGACAAGTGGAGAGTTGGTTCGTCATCGtcgctacaaacacacacacgagaaACCCTTCAAATGTTCCATGTGTGACTATGCCAGTGTGGAG GTGAGCAAACTAAAGCGTCACATTCGTTCCCACACTGGAGAGCGTCCGTTCCAGTGCAGTCTTTGCAGCTACGCCAGCAGAGACACATACAAGCTGAAGAGACACATGAGGACACACTCAG GAGAGAAACCTTACGAGTGCTACATCTGCCATGCCCGATTCACCCAGAGTGGAACCATGAAGATGCACattctgcagaaacacacagagaatgtGGCCAAATTCCACTGTCCACACTGTGACACCGTCATCGCACGCAAGAGTGACTTGG GTGTACATCTTCGTAAGCAGCACTCCTTCATTGAGACTGGAAAGAAGTGTCGTTATTGCGATGCCGTTTTCCACGAGCGCTACGCCCTGATCCAGCATCAGAAGTCCCATAAGAACGAGAAGAGGTTCAAATGCGACATGTGTGACTACTGCTGCCGCCAG GAGCGCCACATGGTCATGCATCGTCGAACCCACACCGGAGAGAAACCATACGCCTGCAGCCAGTGTGAGAAGACCTTCAGACAGAAGCAGCTGCTGGACATGCACTTCAAACGCTACCACGACCCCAACTTTGTCCCCACTGCCTTCGTCTGCCCCAAGTGTAGCAAGACCTTCACTCGCAGG AACACCATGGCTCGCCACTCTGAGAACTGCAGTGGTGAGGTGGAGGATGCCGAGAATGGAACTCCACCCCcaaagaaagggaggagaggaagaaagcgaAAGATGAGGAGCAGGAGAGACGACGATGACAGCG AGGAGGATCAGGCTGAActggatgatgaggaggaggagggcgaagGCGAGGGCGAGGAAGAGGCATTACTGctacaggaagaggaggggccAGAAAGCATGGAACTGGACCAGGCCCCCGCCGCCATCCCAGTACCGGCTCCCGACGAGCCACCGGTCAAGAGGAAACGAGGCCGACCCCCAAAGAACGCCCCCAAGCCTCCAACACCCAGCAAATTAGTCAAGGTGGCCGCCAAGGCTACTGCTTCTG CTGCTGCCATCATTCAGGTGGAGGACGAGAGCACCGGAGCAGTGGAGAACATCATAGTGAAGAAGGAGGACGGCGACGCCATCGCGACGACGCCTCTGGACCAGGGAGTGGCCCTGACCGTGGAGGGGGTGGGGCTGGACGGGGAAGGGGTGGAGACTGTTGAGCTGGCTGTGAACGAGGAAACGGcggccaccgccgccgccaacGGAGATTTAACGCCAGAGATGATCCTCAGCATGATGGACCGGTGA
- the ctcf gene encoding transcriptional repressor CTCF isoform X1, with product MSITVNLSLLFQFLPTMDGGPTESVGVVDDTAKDFPSIHAVHSQDAMVADLLQQAAEAGGVVEGQAGVVLEQGHGDGMVAATQQQLMEAGLGVGVDGGAGVEMMVMDSLDPTLLQMKTEVIDAAVGGPSGTMGGAHQATVTTVDQTQIITLQVVNMEEQAALGLGELQLVQVPVSASTVEALQQGTFVDTTAMPKDGDPVICHTLPLPEGFQVVKVGANGEVETVEQEDGGEAHPELEEDDEVGNQLLDEGEDEPMPPPNDDPNWAKDPDYQPPSGMIKKSKKLTVRFNHSLSVQGKKNRLRYAEGDKDMDVSVYDFEEEQQEGLLSEVNAEKVVGNMKPPKPTKIKKKGVKKTFQCELCSYTCPRRSNLDRHMKSHTDERPHKCHLCGRAFRTVTLLRNHLNTHTGTRPHKCTDCDMAFVTSGELVRHRRYKHTHEKPFKCSMCDYASVEVSKLKRHIRSHTGERPFQCSLCSYASRDTYKLKRHMRTHSGEKPYECYICHARFTQSGTMKMHILQKHTENVAKFHCPHCDTVIARKSDLGVHLRKQHSFIETGKKCRYCDAVFHERYALIQHQKSHKNEKRFKCDMCDYCCRQERHMVMHRRTHTGEKPYACSQCEKTFRQKQLLDMHFKRYHDPNFVPTAFVCPKCSKTFTRRNTMARHSENCSGEVEDAENGTPPPKKGRRGRKRKMRSRRDDDDSEEDQAELDDEEEEGEGEGEEEALLLQEEEGPESMELDQAPAAIPVPAPDEPPVKRKRGRPPKNAPKPPTPSKLVKVAAKATASAAAIIQVEDESTGAVENIIVKKEDGDAIATTPLDQGVALTVEGVGLDGEGVETVELAVNEETAATAAANGDLTPEMILSMMDR from the exons TTCCTACCCACCATGGACGGAGGGCCAACAGAGAGTGTAGGGGTGGTGGATGACACCGCCAAAGACTTCCCCTCTATCCATGCCGTTCACAGCCAGGATGCCATGGTGGCTGACCTCCTCCAGCAAGCTGCAGAGGCCGGGGGCGTGGTAGAGGGACAGGCTGGAGTCGTCCTGGAACAAG GTCATGGGGATGGAATGGTGGCAGCcacccagcagcagctgatggaAGCTGGGTTGGGGGTTGGTGTGGATGGCGGAGCAGGGGTTGAAATGATGGTTATGGACTCACTGGATCCCACCCTGTTGCAGATGAAGACTGAG GTGATAGATGCTGCAGTGGGAGGACCATCAGGGACGATGGGTGGAGCTCACCAAGCAACCGTAACAACAGTGGACCAGACTCAAATCATCACACTACAG GTGGTAAACATGGAAGAGCAGGCAGCTCTGGGTCTGGGTGAGCTTCAGCTGGTCCAGGTGCCTGTTTCTGCCTCCACTGTGGAGGCCCTGCAGCAAGGCACCTTTGTAGACACCACTGCTATGCCAAAGGACGGAGACCCAGTCATCTGCCACACCCTGCCGCTGCCTGAGGGCTTTCAG GTAGTTAAGGTTGGAGCTAATGGGGAGGTGGAGACAGTGGAGCAGGAGGACGGGGGAGAAGCCCACCCCGAATTGGAAGAAGATGATGAGGTGGGCAACCAGCTGCTGGACGAAGGGGAGGATGAACCCATGCCGCCTCCTAATGATGACCCAAACTGGGCTAAAGACCCCGACTATCAGCCTCCATCTGGAATGATCAAGAAGTCCAAGAAG CTTACAGTGAGGTTTAATCACTCACTGTCTGTCCAGGGTAAAAAGAATCGTTTGCGTTATGCTGAAGGAGATAAGGATATGGATGTAAGTGTCTATGACTTTGAAGAGGAACAGCAGGAGGGCCTTCTCTCTGAGGTCAATGCTGAGAAAGTGGTGGGCAACATGAAACCACCCAAACCCACCAAGATCAAGAAGAAAG GAGTGAAGAAGACGTTCCAGTGTGAGCTGTGTAGCTACACGTGCCCTCGACGCTCCAACCTGGACAGACACATGAAGAGCCACACAGACGAGAGACCTCACAAATGTCACCTGTGTGGAAGAGCCTTCAGGACGGTCACCCTGCTAAGAAACCATCTCAATACACACACTG GAACTCGTCCACACAAGTGCACAGACTGCGATATGGCTTTTGTGACAAGTGGAGAGTTGGTTCGTCATCGtcgctacaaacacacacacgagaaACCCTTCAAATGTTCCATGTGTGACTATGCCAGTGTGGAG GTGAGCAAACTAAAGCGTCACATTCGTTCCCACACTGGAGAGCGTCCGTTCCAGTGCAGTCTTTGCAGCTACGCCAGCAGAGACACATACAAGCTGAAGAGACACATGAGGACACACTCAG GAGAGAAACCTTACGAGTGCTACATCTGCCATGCCCGATTCACCCAGAGTGGAACCATGAAGATGCACattctgcagaaacacacagagaatgtGGCCAAATTCCACTGTCCACACTGTGACACCGTCATCGCACGCAAGAGTGACTTGG GTGTACATCTTCGTAAGCAGCACTCCTTCATTGAGACTGGAAAGAAGTGTCGTTATTGCGATGCCGTTTTCCACGAGCGCTACGCCCTGATCCAGCATCAGAAGTCCCATAAGAACGAGAAGAGGTTCAAATGCGACATGTGTGACTACTGCTGCCGCCAG GAGCGCCACATGGTCATGCATCGTCGAACCCACACCGGAGAGAAACCATACGCCTGCAGCCAGTGTGAGAAGACCTTCAGACAGAAGCAGCTGCTGGACATGCACTTCAAACGCTACCACGACCCCAACTTTGTCCCCACTGCCTTCGTCTGCCCCAAGTGTAGCAAGACCTTCACTCGCAGG AACACCATGGCTCGCCACTCTGAGAACTGCAGTGGTGAGGTGGAGGATGCCGAGAATGGAACTCCACCCCcaaagaaagggaggagaggaagaaagcgaAAGATGAGGAGCAGGAGAGACGACGATGACAGCG AGGAGGATCAGGCTGAActggatgatgaggaggaggagggcgaagGCGAGGGCGAGGAAGAGGCATTACTGctacaggaagaggaggggccAGAAAGCATGGAACTGGACCAGGCCCCCGCCGCCATCCCAGTACCGGCTCCCGACGAGCCACCGGTCAAGAGGAAACGAGGCCGACCCCCAAAGAACGCCCCCAAGCCTCCAACACCCAGCAAATTAGTCAAGGTGGCCGCCAAGGCTACTGCTTCTG CTGCTGCCATCATTCAGGTGGAGGACGAGAGCACCGGAGCAGTGGAGAACATCATAGTGAAGAAGGAGGACGGCGACGCCATCGCGACGACGCCTCTGGACCAGGGAGTGGCCCTGACCGTGGAGGGGGTGGGGCTGGACGGGGAAGGGGTGGAGACTGTTGAGCTGGCTGTGAACGAGGAAACGGcggccaccgccgccgccaacGGAGATTTAACGCCAGAGATGATCCTCAGCATGATGGACCGGTGA
- the ctcf gene encoding transcriptional repressor CTCF isoform X3 encodes MDGGPTESVGVVDDTAKDFPSIHAVHSQDAMVADLLQQAAEAGGVVEGQAGVVLEQGHGDGMVAATQQQLMEAGLGVGVDGGAGVEMMVMDSLDPTLLQMKTEVIDAAVGGPSGTMGGAHQATVTTVDQTQIITLQVVNMEEQAALGLGELQLVQVPVSASTVEALQQGTFVDTTAMPKDGDPVICHTLPLPEGFQVVKVGANGEVETVEQEDGGEAHPELEEDDEVGNQLLDEGEDEPMPPPNDDPNWAKDPDYQPPSGMIKKSKKLTVRFNHSLSVQGKKNRLRYAEGDKDMDVSVYDFEEEQQEGLLSEVNAEKVVGNMKPPKPTKIKKKGVKKTFQCELCSYTCPRRSNLDRHMKSHTDERPHKCHLCGRAFRTVTLLRNHLNTHTGTRPHKCTDCDMAFVTSGELVRHRRYKHTHEKPFKCSMCDYASVEVSKLKRHIRSHTGERPFQCSLCSYASRDTYKLKRHMRTHSGEKPYECYICHARFTQSGTMKMHILQKHTENVAKFHCPHCDTVIARKSDLGVHLRKQHSFIETGKKCRYCDAVFHERYALIQHQKSHKNEKRFKCDMCDYCCRQERHMVMHRRTHTGEKPYACSQCEKTFRQKQLLDMHFKRYHDPNFVPTAFVCPKCSKTFTRRNTMARHSENCSGEVEDAENGTPPPKKGRRGRKRKMRSRRDDDDSEEDQAELDDEEEEGEGEGEEEALLLQEEEGPESMELDQAPAAIPVPAPDEPPVKRKRGRPPKNAPKPPTPSKLVKVAAKATASAAAIIQVEDESTGAVENIIVKKEDGDAIATTPLDQGVALTVEGVGLDGEGVETVELAVNEETAATAAANGDLTPEMILSMMDR; translated from the exons ATGGACGGAGGGCCAACAGAGAGTGTAGGGGTGGTGGATGACACCGCCAAAGACTTCCCCTCTATCCATGCCGTTCACAGCCAGGATGCCATGGTGGCTGACCTCCTCCAGCAAGCTGCAGAGGCCGGGGGCGTGGTAGAGGGACAGGCTGGAGTCGTCCTGGAACAAG GTCATGGGGATGGAATGGTGGCAGCcacccagcagcagctgatggaAGCTGGGTTGGGGGTTGGTGTGGATGGCGGAGCAGGGGTTGAAATGATGGTTATGGACTCACTGGATCCCACCCTGTTGCAGATGAAGACTGAG GTGATAGATGCTGCAGTGGGAGGACCATCAGGGACGATGGGTGGAGCTCACCAAGCAACCGTAACAACAGTGGACCAGACTCAAATCATCACACTACAG GTGGTAAACATGGAAGAGCAGGCAGCTCTGGGTCTGGGTGAGCTTCAGCTGGTCCAGGTGCCTGTTTCTGCCTCCACTGTGGAGGCCCTGCAGCAAGGCACCTTTGTAGACACCACTGCTATGCCAAAGGACGGAGACCCAGTCATCTGCCACACCCTGCCGCTGCCTGAGGGCTTTCAG GTAGTTAAGGTTGGAGCTAATGGGGAGGTGGAGACAGTGGAGCAGGAGGACGGGGGAGAAGCCCACCCCGAATTGGAAGAAGATGATGAGGTGGGCAACCAGCTGCTGGACGAAGGGGAGGATGAACCCATGCCGCCTCCTAATGATGACCCAAACTGGGCTAAAGACCCCGACTATCAGCCTCCATCTGGAATGATCAAGAAGTCCAAGAAG CTTACAGTGAGGTTTAATCACTCACTGTCTGTCCAGGGTAAAAAGAATCGTTTGCGTTATGCTGAAGGAGATAAGGATATGGATGTAAGTGTCTATGACTTTGAAGAGGAACAGCAGGAGGGCCTTCTCTCTGAGGTCAATGCTGAGAAAGTGGTGGGCAACATGAAACCACCCAAACCCACCAAGATCAAGAAGAAAG GAGTGAAGAAGACGTTCCAGTGTGAGCTGTGTAGCTACACGTGCCCTCGACGCTCCAACCTGGACAGACACATGAAGAGCCACACAGACGAGAGACCTCACAAATGTCACCTGTGTGGAAGAGCCTTCAGGACGGTCACCCTGCTAAGAAACCATCTCAATACACACACTG GAACTCGTCCACACAAGTGCACAGACTGCGATATGGCTTTTGTGACAAGTGGAGAGTTGGTTCGTCATCGtcgctacaaacacacacacgagaaACCCTTCAAATGTTCCATGTGTGACTATGCCAGTGTGGAG GTGAGCAAACTAAAGCGTCACATTCGTTCCCACACTGGAGAGCGTCCGTTCCAGTGCAGTCTTTGCAGCTACGCCAGCAGAGACACATACAAGCTGAAGAGACACATGAGGACACACTCAG GAGAGAAACCTTACGAGTGCTACATCTGCCATGCCCGATTCACCCAGAGTGGAACCATGAAGATGCACattctgcagaaacacacagagaatgtGGCCAAATTCCACTGTCCACACTGTGACACCGTCATCGCACGCAAGAGTGACTTGG GTGTACATCTTCGTAAGCAGCACTCCTTCATTGAGACTGGAAAGAAGTGTCGTTATTGCGATGCCGTTTTCCACGAGCGCTACGCCCTGATCCAGCATCAGAAGTCCCATAAGAACGAGAAGAGGTTCAAATGCGACATGTGTGACTACTGCTGCCGCCAG GAGCGCCACATGGTCATGCATCGTCGAACCCACACCGGAGAGAAACCATACGCCTGCAGCCAGTGTGAGAAGACCTTCAGACAGAAGCAGCTGCTGGACATGCACTTCAAACGCTACCACGACCCCAACTTTGTCCCCACTGCCTTCGTCTGCCCCAAGTGTAGCAAGACCTTCACTCGCAGG AACACCATGGCTCGCCACTCTGAGAACTGCAGTGGTGAGGTGGAGGATGCCGAGAATGGAACTCCACCCCcaaagaaagggaggagaggaagaaagcgaAAGATGAGGAGCAGGAGAGACGACGATGACAGCG AGGAGGATCAGGCTGAActggatgatgaggaggaggagggcgaagGCGAGGGCGAGGAAGAGGCATTACTGctacaggaagaggaggggccAGAAAGCATGGAACTGGACCAGGCCCCCGCCGCCATCCCAGTACCGGCTCCCGACGAGCCACCGGTCAAGAGGAAACGAGGCCGACCCCCAAAGAACGCCCCCAAGCCTCCAACACCCAGCAAATTAGTCAAGGTGGCCGCCAAGGCTACTGCTTCTG CTGCTGCCATCATTCAGGTGGAGGACGAGAGCACCGGAGCAGTGGAGAACATCATAGTGAAGAAGGAGGACGGCGACGCCATCGCGACGACGCCTCTGGACCAGGGAGTGGCCCTGACCGTGGAGGGGGTGGGGCTGGACGGGGAAGGGGTGGAGACTGTTGAGCTGGCTGTGAACGAGGAAACGGcggccaccgccgccgccaacGGAGATTTAACGCCAGAGATGATCCTCAGCATGATGGACCGGTGA